A genomic stretch from Numida meleagris isolate 19003 breed g44 Domestic line chromosome 2, NumMel1.0, whole genome shotgun sequence includes:
- the CDCP1 gene encoding CUB domain-containing protein 1 isoform X1 — MRLLLIAYDYDELSEKSHWAELYDSGADNTQEAPLPGLAGRRGRGGPAQPHLPAAGRDRVRPLLSSVPPSVQVRGGGGSEGAEGASARLGAGPLREMAGGRALLAVLVVLLVASAQHLQREASFTISLRAADNITITIKLKPGVLTVCLIRVKSGPRLEMKIRPGENVTLTFTCNTPEKYFMMEIQKNIDCVSGPCPFGDVHLYPSGLPRLDRTFIWDVKASTKAGLELKFSTPLRQIQPGERCPDLVSYNINSCIDTATVSIGTFCRNGSVSRVKLLGGVIMSLHIPWNLTLTTSGFNIANRSSIKRLCIIESILKGESSIMLMSPNYPLGFPEDELMTWQFVVPSNMRASVFFHDYSLSNCERKEERVEYYIPGSVSNPEVFKLSDSQPANIPGSFNLSLQGCDQDAQNPGILRLLFQVVVQHPQIDENVTHLVDLSKERNMTVTIHFEGWPRRIPLVSEPMCLICKDPRTCDRVLTLASGATYKISFLCKDLSRLRITAEKGISCVGLRWCQSKIYSLSVPKTITQLPVQLHKFIWKLIAPEMINVEITSPSLKLRQHLPEQSCNTSYSYSIVSATPETEMNVGVFCPGGAIEKIQLRNNITISLKTFGKGFINESNHQDLKMSFVPHIKDECTFTVSPDSKAKTYLQTPNSLYGLPPYVSISWYITVPNKQVARLGFSTDRMGITCETGRAYVNIKEQMPGAEETVRREDELLPQPRNMHHNFWVNVSNCKPVDPMQLTLKFWVTFVEKQIDLAVILGVLAGAGVLAAIGLTVCCVKKKKKKSQNPMVGVYNANVNTQMPGKQRFFKKDRKANESHVYAVIDDAVVYGHLLKESNGSVTPEVDVYRPFDGPMGSLPPSPPPFSFRKDKKCSPSTEEPPLLAETDHDTYTFAHQKSGELADNGDANEKNNGGTSTSLLENKEQDSSEE; from the exons atGCGACTTCTCTTAATTGCATATGATTACGATGAGCTGAGTGAAAAGTCCCACTGGGCAGAACTCTATGACAGCGGCGCGGACAACACCCAAGAAGCTCCCCTCCCGGGCCTCGCAGGCCGGAGGGGAAGAGGCGGTCCGGCGCAGCCCCACCTGCCCGCTGCCGGGCGGGATCGCGTCCGTCCCCTCCTTTCCTCCGTCCCTCCCTCCGTCCAGGTGCGCGGCGGAGGCGGAAGCGAAGGCGCGGAGGGAGCCAGCGCCCGCCTCGGCGCTGGGCCCCTGCGGGAGATGGCGGGGGGCCGGGCGCTGCTCGCGGTGCTGGTTGTCCTTCTCGTCGCCTCGGCGCAGCACCTCCAGCGGGAAG ctTCCTTCACAATCTCCCTTCGTGCAGCGGACAACATCACAATTACAATTAAATTGAAACCTGGTGTTTTAACTGTCTGTCTAATTCGTGTAAAAAGTGGACCGAGGCTTGAAATGAAGATAAGACCGGGGGAGAACGTGACTTTAACCTTCACTTGTAACACTcctgagaaatatttcatgatGGAAATTCAGAAGAATATTG aCTGTGTATCAGGCCCGTGTCCCTTTGGAGATGTTCATCTTTACCCATCAGGGCTGCCTCGCCTTGATAGGACTTTCATCTGGGATGTGAAGGCGAGTACAAAGGCTGGACTTGAGCTGAAATTTTCTACCCCATTAAGACAGATTCAACCAGGAGAGAGGTGTCCAGATTTAGTTAGCTACAACATCAACAGCTGCATTGATACAGCCACGGTCAGCATTGGCACCTTCTGCAGAAATGGCTCAGTGTCTCGTGTCAAACTGCTTGGAGGAGTCATCATGTCTCTGCACATCCCATGGAACTTGACTCTCACCACCTCAGGCTTTAACATTGCAAACAGATCTTCCATAAAAC GGTTATGCATTATTGAATCCATTTTGAAGGGGGAGTCTTCCATCATGTTGATGTCCCCAAACTATCCCTTGGGCTTTCCAGAAGATGAGCTCATGACATGGCAGTTTGTAGTCCCTTCCAACATGAGAGCGAGTGTGTTTTTCCACGACTACAGCCTTTCCAACTGcgaaagaaaggaggagagggtGGAGTATTACATACCTGGCTCTGTCAGTAATCCTGAGGTGTTTAAGCTGAGTGACAGCCAGCCTGCCAATATTCCTGGCAGCTTCAACCtgtctctgcagggctgtgatcAGGATGCCCAGAACCCAGGCATCCTTCGCTTACTCTTCCAAGTCGTCGTTCAGCACCCTCAGATTGATGAGA ATGTCACTCACTTGGTTGACCTTAGCAAAGAGCGGAATATGACTGTAACAATACACTTCGAAGGATGGCCCAGGCGAATCCCGCTCGTATCAGAACCGATGTGCCTGATCTGCAAGGATCCTCGCACTTGCGACCGTGTTCTGACGTTAGCCTCTGGCGCCACCTACAAGATTTCCTTTTTGTGCAAGGACTTATCCCGTCTGAGGATCACAGCTGAAAAGGGCATAA GCTGTGTGGGTCTTCGGTGGTGCCAGAGCAAGATCTATTCCCTTTCAGTGCCTAAGACTATTACCCAATTGCCAGTTCAACTGCATAAATTTATTTGGAAGCTCATAGCTCCCGAAATGATCAATGTAGAAATTACGTCTCCATCATTGAAACTGCGACAACAcctcccagagcagagctgcaacaCAAGCTATAGTTACAGCATTGTTAGTGCCACCCCGGAGACAGAGATGAATGTTGGTGTATTCTGTCCTGGTGGAGCCATTGAAAAGATTCAGCTGAGGAATAATATCACCATATCTTTAAAAACGTTTGGTAAAGGTTTCATCAATGAGTCTAACCATCAAGatctgaaaatgtcttttgtgCCACATATTAAAG ATGAGTGTACTTTTACTGTGAGTCCAGATTCAAAGGCTAAAACTTACTTACAGACTCCCAACTCACTTTATGGTCTACCTCCTTATGTCTCCATATCCTGGTACATCACTGTGCCCAATAAGCAAGTTGCCCGCCTAGGGTTCTCCACCGACCGCATGGGCATCACTTGTGAGACAGGGCGTGCCTATGTCAACATAAAGGAGCAGATGCCTGGGGCAGAGGAAACTGTACGCCGTGAGGATGAGCTTCTGCCTCAGCCCCGAAATATGCATCACAACTTCTGGGTAAATGTCTCCAATTGTAAGCCTGTGGACCCAATGCAACTGACCTTGAAGTTCTGGGTGACTtttgttgaaaaacaaatag ATCTAGCAGTGATACTTGGTGTACTGGCTGGGGCTGGAGTTCTTGCGGCTATTGGACTCACTGTGTGCTGTGTTAAGAAGAA gaagaagaaaagccaaaatCCCATGGTGGGGGTATACAATGCGAATGTCAATACCCAGATGCCTGGAAAACAacgcttttttaaaaaagatagGAAAGCCAATGAGTCCCATGTCTATGCAGTTATTGATGACGCTGTGGTCTACGGGCACTTGCTGAAGGAGTCCAATGGCTCAGTCACTCCAGAAGTTGATGTGTACAGGCCTTTTGATGGGCCCATGGGTAGCTTGCCACCATCTCCCCCTCCATTCTCctttagaaaagacaaaaaatgctCTCCTAGCACAGAGGAACCTCCACTTCTGGCAGAAACAGACCACGACACTTACACATTTGCTCATCAGAAATCAGGGGAACTGGCAGACAATGgagatgcaaatgaaaaaaataatggtggTACAAGCACGTCCTTGCTGGAGAATAAGGAACAGGACAGTTCAGAGGAATAA
- the CDCP1 gene encoding CUB domain-containing protein 1 isoform X2: MKIRPGENVTLTFTCNTPEKYFMMEIQKNIDCVSGPCPFGDVHLYPSGLPRLDRTFIWDVKASTKAGLELKFSTPLRQIQPGERCPDLVSYNINSCIDTATVSIGTFCRNGSVSRVKLLGGVIMSLHIPWNLTLTTSGFNIANRSSIKRLCIIESILKGESSIMLMSPNYPLGFPEDELMTWQFVVPSNMRASVFFHDYSLSNCERKEERVEYYIPGSVSNPEVFKLSDSQPANIPGSFNLSLQGCDQDAQNPGILRLLFQVVVQHPQIDENVTHLVDLSKERNMTVTIHFEGWPRRIPLVSEPMCLICKDPRTCDRVLTLASGATYKISFLCKDLSRLRITAEKGISCVGLRWCQSKIYSLSVPKTITQLPVQLHKFIWKLIAPEMINVEITSPSLKLRQHLPEQSCNTSYSYSIVSATPETEMNVGVFCPGGAIEKIQLRNNITISLKTFGKGFINESNHQDLKMSFVPHIKDECTFTVSPDSKAKTYLQTPNSLYGLPPYVSISWYITVPNKQVARLGFSTDRMGITCETGRAYVNIKEQMPGAEETVRREDELLPQPRNMHHNFWVNVSNCKPVDPMQLTLKFWVTFVEKQIDLAVILGVLAGAGVLAAIGLTVCCVKKKKKKSQNPMVGVYNANVNTQMPGKQRFFKKDRKANESHVYAVIDDAVVYGHLLKESNGSVTPEVDVYRPFDGPMGSLPPSPPPFSFRKDKKCSPSTEEPPLLAETDHDTYTFAHQKSGELADNGDANEKNNGGTSTSLLENKEQDSSEE, encoded by the exons ATGAAGATAAGACCGGGGGAGAACGTGACTTTAACCTTCACTTGTAACACTcctgagaaatatttcatgatGGAAATTCAGAAGAATATTG aCTGTGTATCAGGCCCGTGTCCCTTTGGAGATGTTCATCTTTACCCATCAGGGCTGCCTCGCCTTGATAGGACTTTCATCTGGGATGTGAAGGCGAGTACAAAGGCTGGACTTGAGCTGAAATTTTCTACCCCATTAAGACAGATTCAACCAGGAGAGAGGTGTCCAGATTTAGTTAGCTACAACATCAACAGCTGCATTGATACAGCCACGGTCAGCATTGGCACCTTCTGCAGAAATGGCTCAGTGTCTCGTGTCAAACTGCTTGGAGGAGTCATCATGTCTCTGCACATCCCATGGAACTTGACTCTCACCACCTCAGGCTTTAACATTGCAAACAGATCTTCCATAAAAC GGTTATGCATTATTGAATCCATTTTGAAGGGGGAGTCTTCCATCATGTTGATGTCCCCAAACTATCCCTTGGGCTTTCCAGAAGATGAGCTCATGACATGGCAGTTTGTAGTCCCTTCCAACATGAGAGCGAGTGTGTTTTTCCACGACTACAGCCTTTCCAACTGcgaaagaaaggaggagagggtGGAGTATTACATACCTGGCTCTGTCAGTAATCCTGAGGTGTTTAAGCTGAGTGACAGCCAGCCTGCCAATATTCCTGGCAGCTTCAACCtgtctctgcagggctgtgatcAGGATGCCCAGAACCCAGGCATCCTTCGCTTACTCTTCCAAGTCGTCGTTCAGCACCCTCAGATTGATGAGA ATGTCACTCACTTGGTTGACCTTAGCAAAGAGCGGAATATGACTGTAACAATACACTTCGAAGGATGGCCCAGGCGAATCCCGCTCGTATCAGAACCGATGTGCCTGATCTGCAAGGATCCTCGCACTTGCGACCGTGTTCTGACGTTAGCCTCTGGCGCCACCTACAAGATTTCCTTTTTGTGCAAGGACTTATCCCGTCTGAGGATCACAGCTGAAAAGGGCATAA GCTGTGTGGGTCTTCGGTGGTGCCAGAGCAAGATCTATTCCCTTTCAGTGCCTAAGACTATTACCCAATTGCCAGTTCAACTGCATAAATTTATTTGGAAGCTCATAGCTCCCGAAATGATCAATGTAGAAATTACGTCTCCATCATTGAAACTGCGACAACAcctcccagagcagagctgcaacaCAAGCTATAGTTACAGCATTGTTAGTGCCACCCCGGAGACAGAGATGAATGTTGGTGTATTCTGTCCTGGTGGAGCCATTGAAAAGATTCAGCTGAGGAATAATATCACCATATCTTTAAAAACGTTTGGTAAAGGTTTCATCAATGAGTCTAACCATCAAGatctgaaaatgtcttttgtgCCACATATTAAAG ATGAGTGTACTTTTACTGTGAGTCCAGATTCAAAGGCTAAAACTTACTTACAGACTCCCAACTCACTTTATGGTCTACCTCCTTATGTCTCCATATCCTGGTACATCACTGTGCCCAATAAGCAAGTTGCCCGCCTAGGGTTCTCCACCGACCGCATGGGCATCACTTGTGAGACAGGGCGTGCCTATGTCAACATAAAGGAGCAGATGCCTGGGGCAGAGGAAACTGTACGCCGTGAGGATGAGCTTCTGCCTCAGCCCCGAAATATGCATCACAACTTCTGGGTAAATGTCTCCAATTGTAAGCCTGTGGACCCAATGCAACTGACCTTGAAGTTCTGGGTGACTtttgttgaaaaacaaatag ATCTAGCAGTGATACTTGGTGTACTGGCTGGGGCTGGAGTTCTTGCGGCTATTGGACTCACTGTGTGCTGTGTTAAGAAGAA gaagaagaaaagccaaaatCCCATGGTGGGGGTATACAATGCGAATGTCAATACCCAGATGCCTGGAAAACAacgcttttttaaaaaagatagGAAAGCCAATGAGTCCCATGTCTATGCAGTTATTGATGACGCTGTGGTCTACGGGCACTTGCTGAAGGAGTCCAATGGCTCAGTCACTCCAGAAGTTGATGTGTACAGGCCTTTTGATGGGCCCATGGGTAGCTTGCCACCATCTCCCCCTCCATTCTCctttagaaaagacaaaaaatgctCTCCTAGCACAGAGGAACCTCCACTTCTGGCAGAAACAGACCACGACACTTACACATTTGCTCATCAGAAATCAGGGGAACTGGCAGACAATGgagatgcaaatgaaaaaaataatggtggTACAAGCACGTCCTTGCTGGAGAATAAGGAACAGGACAGTTCAGAGGAATAA